The proteins below come from a single Streptomyces tubercidicus genomic window:
- a CDS encoding phosphoribosylaminoimidazolesuccinocarboxamide synthase — MPGFVEKPEPVEVPGLTHLHTGKVRDLYRNAAGELVMVASDRTSVYDWVLPTEIPDKGRILTQLSLWWFEQLTDIVPHHVLSTDIPAGAPADWAGRTLVCKSLDMVPVECVARGYLTGSGLAEYRQTRTVCGLALPEGLVDGSELPAPIFTPATKAAVGDHDENVSYEEVAHQVGAEVAAELRQTTLAVYGRARDIARERGIILADTKFEFGFDGARLTLADEVLTPDSSRFWPADLWQPGRAQPSFDKQFVRDWLTSPAAAWDRTGEQPPPALPHEIVASTRAKYIEAYQRLTGLSWA; from the coding sequence GTGCCCGGTTTTGTAGAAAAGCCTGAGCCGGTGGAGGTCCCCGGGCTCACCCACCTCCACACCGGCAAGGTGCGCGACCTCTACCGCAACGCCGCCGGTGAGCTGGTCATGGTCGCCAGCGACCGGACCTCGGTCTACGACTGGGTGCTGCCCACCGAGATCCCGGACAAGGGCCGCATCCTCACCCAGCTGTCCCTGTGGTGGTTCGAGCAGCTCACCGACATCGTTCCGCACCACGTCCTCTCCACCGACATCCCGGCCGGCGCTCCGGCCGACTGGGCGGGCCGCACCCTGGTCTGCAAGTCGCTGGACATGGTCCCCGTGGAGTGTGTGGCCCGCGGCTACCTCACGGGCTCCGGCCTCGCCGAATACCGGCAGACCCGTACGGTCTGCGGGCTGGCTCTCCCCGAAGGTCTCGTCGACGGCTCCGAACTCCCCGCGCCGATCTTCACCCCGGCCACCAAGGCCGCCGTCGGTGACCACGACGAGAACGTCTCCTACGAGGAGGTCGCCCACCAGGTAGGCGCCGAGGTCGCCGCCGAGCTGCGGCAGACCACCCTCGCCGTCTACGGGCGGGCCCGCGATATCGCCCGCGAGCGCGGCATCATCCTGGCGGACACCAAGTTCGAGTTCGGCTTCGACGGTGCGCGGCTGACCCTGGCCGATGAGGTCCTGACGCCCGACTCCTCGCGCTTCTGGCCGGCCGATCTGTGGCAGCCGGGCCGCGCCCAGCCGTCCTTCGACAAGCAGTTTGTGCGCGACTGGCTGACCTCTCCCGCCGCGGCCTGGGACCGTACGGGCGAGCAGCCGCCGCCGGCCCTCCCGCACGAGATCGTGGCGAGCACCCGCGCCAAGTACATCGAGGCCTACCAGCGCCTCACCGGCCTCAGCTGGGCATAA
- a CDS encoding response regulator transcription factor: MSEGVIRVLLADDEHLIRGALAALLSLEDDLLVVAEAATGPEARAMARAHEPDVAVLDLQMPGADGVAVATWLRDEVPGCRSMIVTSHGRPGHLKRALEAGVRGFVPKTVSAQRLAEIIRSVHAGNRYVDPELAADAISAGESPLTVREAEVLECAEAGGPVTEIAARASLSPGTVRNYLSSATAKLGAENRHAAARIARERGWL, translated from the coding sequence GTGAGTGAGGGGGTGATCCGGGTGTTGCTCGCGGATGATGAGCACCTGATCCGCGGGGCGCTGGCGGCGTTGCTGTCGCTGGAGGACGATCTGCTGGTGGTGGCGGAGGCGGCGACGGGACCGGAGGCGCGGGCGATGGCCCGTGCGCATGAGCCGGATGTCGCGGTGCTGGATCTGCAGATGCCCGGGGCGGATGGTGTGGCGGTCGCCACATGGTTGCGGGATGAGGTGCCGGGCTGCCGGTCGATGATCGTGACGAGTCATGGGCGGCCGGGGCATCTGAAGCGGGCGCTGGAGGCCGGGGTGCGGGGGTTCGTGCCGAAGACGGTGTCGGCGCAGCGGCTGGCGGAGATCATCCGCTCGGTGCATGCCGGAAACCGTTATGTGGACCCGGAGTTGGCGGCGGACGCGATAAGCGCCGGGGAGTCGCCGCTGACGGTCCGGGAGGCGGAGGTACTGGAATGCGCCGAGGCAGGAGGGCCTGTCACGGAGATCGCGGCGCGGGCCTCGCTGTCGCCGGGGACGGTGCGGAACTACCTCTCGTCGGCGACCGCGAAGCTGGGCGCGGAGAACCGTCATGCCGCGGCGCGCATCGCCCGCGAGCGGGGTTGGCTATAG
- a CDS encoding sensor histidine kinase, translated as MIDKLRAVWRRRGRMAMIDAYFRVSLYLLPWLPVLGGVTPVMSATGGAPLQVTFAGVAMGLNVAQGALAVPLLNRALDRYLERGTTPRSLLLVSAVLTLVAEIALFGLLTVNGTADKERLSAVAVAMGATLTPFFMAHSLVVSKRKFLAALAGGGAVMALLMLLTGSRLGALGMAVLLFFAGVWSLLLARPTGWLLGVIWKLDAARGTETRLAIAEERLRFSRDLHDVMGRNLAVIALKGELAVQLARRERPEAVEQMVEVQRIAQEAQREVREVVRGYRKADLQAELAGARSILRSAGVECRIEGEEGTELSPEVESALGWVVREGTTNVLRHAVDVRRCAVRTRIDPHRSVLVMTIENDGVARPPDGAAAGSAPGSGLKGLRERLRPLGGSLTSSLAPSGLFRLTVELPVGAARG; from the coding sequence CATGAGCGCAACGGGCGGCGCCCCGTTGCAGGTGACCTTCGCCGGTGTCGCCATGGGGCTGAATGTGGCTCAGGGCGCGCTGGCCGTACCGCTGCTGAACCGCGCGCTGGACCGCTATCTGGAACGGGGGACGACCCCGCGCAGCCTGTTGCTCGTCTCGGCCGTGCTGACCCTCGTCGCCGAGATCGCGTTGTTCGGGCTGCTCACCGTCAACGGCACCGCCGACAAGGAGAGGTTGAGTGCGGTGGCGGTGGCGATGGGCGCGACCCTCACGCCGTTCTTCATGGCCCACAGCCTGGTGGTGTCCAAGCGGAAGTTCCTGGCCGCGCTGGCCGGCGGCGGGGCGGTCATGGCGCTGCTCATGCTGCTCACGGGTTCCCGGCTGGGCGCCCTGGGCATGGCGGTCCTGTTGTTCTTCGCCGGTGTGTGGAGCCTTCTGCTGGCGCGGCCCACGGGCTGGCTGCTCGGCGTGATCTGGAAGCTGGACGCGGCACGCGGCACCGAGACCCGGCTCGCGATCGCCGAGGAGCGGCTGCGGTTCAGCCGGGATCTGCACGATGTGATGGGCCGGAATCTGGCGGTGATCGCCCTCAAGGGCGAGCTGGCGGTGCAGCTGGCGCGGCGGGAGCGGCCGGAGGCCGTGGAGCAGATGGTGGAGGTGCAGCGGATCGCCCAGGAGGCGCAGCGGGAGGTCCGGGAGGTGGTGCGCGGCTATCGGAAGGCCGATCTGCAGGCGGAGTTGGCGGGGGCCCGCTCCATCCTGCGGTCGGCCGGGGTGGAGTGCCGTATCGAGGGCGAGGAGGGGACAGAGCTGTCGCCGGAGGTGGAGTCGGCGCTCGGCTGGGTCGTCCGCGAAGGCACCACGAACGTCCTGCGGCATGCCGTGGACGTACGGCGCTGTGCGGTGCGGACCCGGATCGATCCGCACCGCTCGGTGCTCGTGATGACCATCGAGAACGACGGCGTCGCCCGCCCGCCGGACGGGGCCGCCGCCGGTTCGGCCCCCGGCAGCGGCCTCAAGGGACTCCGGGAACGTCTCCGCCCCTTGGGCGGGAGCCTGACATCGAGCCTGGCCCCGAGCGGCCTCTTCCGGCTGACCGTCGAACTCCCGGTGGGCGCGGCGCGTGGGTAG